Proteins encoded in a region of the Gemmatimonadaceae bacterium genome:
- a CDS encoding type II toxin-antitoxin system HipA family toxin — MSDQEPVRRRTRRRPVPDDYAVAKIFLWDQEVGAVAEDATGEITFEYTPAFRRSGLEISPVHLPLATEGPRTFPELRRTESFAGLPGVLADCLPDAFGTTAIRAYFDRVKRPNQALSPVQKLLYLGNRAMGALEFRPAIERRTRAADDALEIRALWEDARRLVDGDPHIAIPEMIRVSASAGGARAKALVLWNPALTRLKSAFAPRKAGDEHWLLKFDGVSDGGGGPVARKQDAPGPYGRTEYAYAQMARRAGIEMPETHLLHERGYAHFMVRRFDRVGDARLHLHSLGGLLHSDYRQPGVSSYEDYFRAIRDLGMDQPDIEQAYRRMVFNLAARNQDDHVKNLAFLMDEHGTWRLAPAFDVTWAVGSNWTRTHQMRANGKVEDFSRDDLLTIGGQFDVRRDGADIIADVESALATWETEARAVELDDAWITQLRAHFRRFV, encoded by the coding sequence GTGAGCGATCAGGAACCCGTGCGCCGCCGTACGCGCCGTCGCCCGGTCCCCGACGACTACGCGGTCGCGAAGATCTTCCTGTGGGACCAGGAAGTCGGAGCCGTCGCCGAGGACGCGACCGGCGAGATCACGTTCGAATACACGCCGGCGTTTCGTCGCTCCGGTCTCGAGATCTCGCCGGTCCATCTGCCGCTCGCGACGGAAGGCCCGCGAACGTTCCCCGAGCTGCGCCGCACGGAGTCGTTCGCCGGACTCCCCGGTGTGCTGGCCGACTGTCTCCCCGATGCCTTCGGCACGACGGCCATCCGCGCGTACTTCGATCGCGTCAAGCGTCCCAACCAAGCGCTCAGTCCGGTGCAGAAACTCCTGTACCTCGGCAACCGCGCCATGGGCGCGCTCGAGTTTCGGCCCGCGATCGAGCGGCGCACGCGGGCCGCCGACGATGCGCTCGAGATTCGCGCCCTCTGGGAAGATGCCCGGCGACTGGTGGACGGCGATCCCCACATCGCCATTCCGGAGATGATTCGCGTCTCCGCCTCGGCGGGCGGCGCCCGCGCCAAGGCGCTGGTGCTCTGGAATCCGGCGCTCACGCGACTCAAGTCGGCGTTCGCGCCACGCAAGGCCGGCGACGAGCATTGGCTGCTGAAGTTCGACGGCGTGTCGGACGGCGGCGGCGGACCGGTGGCGCGAAAGCAGGATGCGCCGGGCCCCTATGGCCGCACTGAGTACGCGTACGCCCAGATGGCGCGCCGAGCCGGCATCGAAATGCCCGAGACGCACCTGCTGCACGAACGGGGCTACGCGCACTTCATGGTGCGGCGGTTCGATCGCGTGGGCGACGCGCGCCTGCACCTGCACAGCCTGGGCGGCCTGCTGCACTCCGACTATCGCCAGCCGGGCGTATCGTCGTACGAAGACTACTTCCGGGCCATCCGCGACCTCGGCATGGACCAGCCCGACATCGAGCAGGCCTACCGGCGTATGGTCTTCAACCTCGCGGCGCGCAACCAGGACGATCACGTGAAGAACCTCGCGTTCCTCATGGACGAGCACGGCACGTGGCGCCTGGCGCCGGCCTTCGATGTCACCTGGGCAGTGGGAAGCAACTGGACGCGCACGCACCAGATGCGCGCCAACGGCAAGGTGGAGGACTTTTCGCGTGACGACTTGCTGACCATCGGCGGTCAATTCGATGTGCGGCGCGACGGCGCCGACATCATCGCCGACGTGGAGAGCGCGCTGGCCACGTGGGAAACCGAAGCCCGCGCCGTCGAGCTCGACGACGCGTGGATCACGCAACTGCGCGCCCATTTCCGGCGCTTCGTGTAG
- a CDS encoding helix-turn-helix transcriptional regulator has product MNRITRSGTTDEILTLLGARLQRLRLRQNRTVADVARAAGLSVMSVTRAEHGENTTMETVVRILRALDQVEALDNFLPAPTVSPLALAHFGGHERQRARKPRAPQDPPAKP; this is encoded by the coding sequence ATGAATAGGATCACGAGGAGCGGTACCACCGACGAGATTCTCACGCTGCTCGGCGCGCGCCTCCAACGACTGCGGCTGCGACAGAATCGAACCGTTGCCGATGTCGCCCGGGCGGCCGGCCTCAGCGTGATGAGCGTGACGCGCGCCGAACACGGCGAGAACACCACCATGGAGACGGTCGTGCGCATTCTCCGCGCCCTCGACCAGGTGGAGGCGCTCGACAACTTCCTCCCGGCGCCCACAGTCTCGCCGCTCGCGCTCGCGCACTTCGGCGGTCACGAGCGCCAGCGCGCCCGCAAGCCGCGCGCGCCACAAGACCCACCGGCCAAGCCGTGA
- a CDS encoding DUF2239 family protein has protein sequence MSDQLPTYTAFLSNRRLAHGPLADVAIAVKRAESAVPVLIFDDGTGRQLDVDTRGSDDEIRARYAPSPAPPRGRGRPKLGVVPREVTLLPRHWEWLNAQQGGASVTLRRLVDEARRASGDAHVTKAAHERAYHFMYAIAGDFTNYEEATRALFANDRARLEELTQGWPPDIRAHALMLAFAADFVT, from the coding sequence ATGTCTGACCAGCTCCCGACTTACACCGCCTTCCTCTCCAACCGCCGCCTCGCGCACGGCCCGCTGGCCGACGTGGCCATCGCGGTGAAACGAGCCGAGTCGGCGGTGCCGGTGCTGATCTTTGATGATGGCACCGGCCGGCAGCTCGACGTGGACACGCGCGGATCGGACGACGAGATCCGCGCGCGGTACGCGCCGTCGCCCGCGCCGCCGCGCGGGCGCGGGCGCCCCAAGCTAGGCGTGGTGCCGCGCGAAGTGACGCTGCTGCCGCGTCATTGGGAATGGCTCAACGCGCAGCAGGGCGGCGCGTCGGTCACGCTGCGGCGCCTGGTGGATGAAGCGCGGCGTGCGAGCGGCGATGCACATGTGACGAAGGCCGCGCACGAGCGCGCCTATCATTTCATGTACGCCATCGCCGGCGACTTCACCAACTATGAAGAAGCCACCCGCGCCCTCTTCGCCAACGATCGCGCGCGCCTGGAAGAACTCACGCAGGGATGGCCGCCCGACATTCGCGCGCATGCGCTGATGCTCGCGTTCGCCGCCGACTTTGTGACGTAG